In Cedecea neteri, a single genomic region encodes these proteins:
- a CDS encoding MFS transporter, with product MQHNTIANKSLGRQALLFPLCLVLYEFSTYIGNDMIQPGMLAVVDQFQAGVEWVPTSMTAYLAGGMFLQWLLGPLSDRIGRRPVMLTGVVWFIVTCLATLLAQDIQQFTFLRFLQGVSLCFIGAVGYAAIQESFEESVCIKITALMANVALIAPLLGPLVGAAWIHVAPWETMFVLFALLAAVSFFGLHKAMPETATRLGEKLSLKELGRDYKLVLKNLRFVSGALATGFVSLPLLAWIAQSPVIIISGENLSSYEYGLLQVPIFGALILGNLVLAKLTSRRSVRSLIIMGGWWIVPGLVVAAVATVVSSHAYLWMTAGLSLYAFGIGLANAGLVRLTLFASEMSKGTVSAAMGMLQMLIFTVGIELSKHAYQFGGNGLFSLFNLLGGAVWLGLMVLFLKDKTVGQARDA from the coding sequence ATGCAACATAATACGATAGCTAACAAATCGTTAGGCCGTCAGGCGCTGCTGTTCCCGCTCTGCCTGGTGCTCTACGAATTCTCAACTTATATCGGCAATGACATGATCCAGCCGGGGATGCTGGCCGTGGTGGATCAGTTCCAGGCGGGCGTGGAATGGGTGCCGACCTCAATGACGGCTTACCTGGCGGGCGGGATGTTCCTGCAGTGGCTGCTCGGGCCGCTGTCTGACCGTATAGGCCGCCGCCCGGTGATGTTGACTGGCGTGGTCTGGTTTATTGTCACCTGCCTCGCGACGCTGCTGGCCCAGGATATTCAGCAGTTCACCTTCCTGCGCTTCCTGCAGGGCGTCAGTCTGTGCTTTATTGGCGCGGTGGGCTACGCCGCTATTCAGGAGTCGTTCGAAGAGTCGGTTTGCATCAAGATAACCGCGCTGATGGCGAACGTGGCGCTCATCGCGCCGCTGCTTGGGCCGCTGGTGGGCGCGGCGTGGATCCATGTGGCTCCGTGGGAAACGATGTTCGTGCTGTTTGCACTGCTGGCCGCCGTCTCTTTCTTTGGGCTGCACAAAGCGATGCCAGAAACGGCGACTCGCCTCGGCGAAAAGCTTTCGCTGAAAGAGCTTGGTCGCGACTACAAGCTGGTACTGAAAAACCTGCGTTTTGTTTCGGGCGCGCTAGCGACGGGCTTTGTGAGCCTGCCATTGCTGGCGTGGATTGCCCAGTCGCCGGTGATTATCATTAGCGGGGAGAACCTCAGCAGCTATGAATACGGTCTGCTGCAGGTGCCTATTTTCGGCGCGCTGATCCTCGGTAACCTGGTCCTGGCCAAACTGACGTCCCGCCGTAGCGTACGCAGCCTGATCATCATGGGTGGCTGGTGGATTGTGCCTGGCCTGGTTGTGGCGGCAGTGGCTACGGTGGTTTCTTCTCATGCATATTTGTGGATGACCGCTGGCCTGAGTTTGTACGCCTTTGGCATCGGCCTGGCGAATGCGGGCCTGGTGCGCCTGACGCTGTTTGCCAGCGAGATGAGCAAAGGCACGGTGTCGGCGGCGATGGGCATGCTGCAGATGCTGATCTTTACCGTCGGTATTGAGCTGAGCAAGCACGCCTACCAGTTCGGCGGCAACGGTCTGTTCAGCCTGTTTAACCTGCTGGGCGGGGCGGTTTGGCTTGGCCTGATGGTGTTGTTCCTGAAGGATAAAACTGTTGGGCAGGCAAGAGACGCCTGA
- the ybjG gene encoding undecaprenyl-diphosphate phosphatase, whose amino-acid sequence MMETLNQNLFLLINATPSSPEWMIKLAIFFARDLISIVPLLIVALWLWGQRKQMPAQRQVVIKTGMALVISVVLSWVIGQLFPHPRPFVVGLGYNFLHHAPDDSFPSDHGTVIFTFALAFLCWHRVWSGVMLFVIGCAIAWSRVYLGVHWPLDMLGGLLVGMSACLLSQIVWNLRGPQIHQRLNQIYRYCFALPIRKGWVRD is encoded by the coding sequence ATGATGGAAACGCTCAACCAGAATCTGTTTTTGCTCATTAATGCCACCCCGTCGTCGCCGGAGTGGATGATAAAGCTGGCGATATTCTTTGCCCGCGATCTGATCAGCATCGTCCCGCTGCTGATCGTCGCGCTCTGGCTTTGGGGTCAGCGTAAGCAGATGCCGGCCCAGCGCCAGGTGGTGATCAAAACCGGCATGGCGCTGGTGATTAGCGTGGTGTTGTCATGGGTCATTGGGCAGTTGTTCCCGCATCCGCGTCCTTTTGTGGTCGGGCTGGGCTATAACTTCCTGCACCACGCGCCGGATGATTCTTTCCCGAGCGACCACGGCACGGTGATCTTCACCTTCGCGCTGGCATTTTTATGCTGGCACCGCGTCTGGTCCGGCGTGATGTTATTTGTTATCGGCTGCGCGATTGCCTGGTCCCGCGTTTACCTCGGCGTGCACTGGCCGCTGGATATGCTCGGCGGCCTGCTGGTCGGCATGAGCGCCTGTCTGCTGTCGCAGATCGTCTGGAATCTGCGCGGGCCACAAATCCACCAGCGCCTGAATCAGATTTACCGCTACTGCTTCGCATTGCCTATCCGTAAAGGCTGGGTGCGTGACTAA
- the deoR gene encoding DNA-binding transcriptional repressor DeoR, whose product METRREERINRLLQALKRSDKIHLKEAAQLLGVSEMTIRRDINSEPGQVVLLGGYVVLEPRSAGASHYLLSDEKTRQVEEKRHAARLAAQHVQPHQTVFFDCGTTTPYIIDALDDDLPFTGLCYSLNTFLALQDKPNCRVILSGGEFHASNAIFKPINFQECLGNICPDIAFFSAAGVHLRHGATCFNLDELPVKHWALNMAQRNILVVDDTKFGKVRAACMGPLTAFDTVITNRPPAAEFIDFAAAENLTLTW is encoded by the coding sequence ATGGAAACCCGCCGTGAAGAGCGCATTAACCGCCTGCTACAGGCGCTGAAGCGCAGCGATAAAATTCATCTCAAAGAAGCCGCTCAGTTGCTGGGCGTCTCCGAAATGACCATCCGCCGCGACATTAACAGCGAACCGGGTCAGGTGGTGCTGCTAGGGGGATATGTCGTGCTGGAGCCCCGTAGCGCTGGGGCGAGCCACTATCTACTGAGCGATGAAAAAACGCGTCAGGTGGAAGAGAAGCGCCATGCCGCCAGGCTTGCGGCGCAGCATGTGCAGCCACATCAAACCGTGTTTTTCGACTGCGGGACGACCACGCCTTACATCATCGACGCCCTTGACGACGACCTGCCGTTTACCGGCCTGTGTTATTCCCTCAACACCTTTCTGGCGCTGCAGGATAAACCCAACTGCCGGGTAATTTTAAGCGGCGGCGAGTTTCACGCCAGTAACGCGATTTTTAAGCCGATTAATTTCCAGGAGTGCCTGGGGAATATCTGCCCGGATATTGCGTTTTTCTCGGCGGCAGGCGTGCATCTGCGCCACGGCGCAACCTGCTTTAATCTTGATGAGCTACCGGTGAAGCATTGGGCATTGAATATGGCCCAGCGTAATATCCTGGTGGTGGATGACACTAAGTTTGGCAAGGTTCGCGCCGCCTGCATGGGGCCGCTGACGGCGTTTGATACGGTGATTACCAATCGGCCTCCCGCCGCAGAGTTTATAGACTTTGCCGCGGCGGAAAACCTGACGCTAACGTGGTAG
- the dacC gene encoding serine-type D-Ala-D-Ala carboxypeptidase, which produces MTILQMPATLRGLVAGTTLLLIAAPALSAEQTADAPQVDAKAWILMDYASGKVLAEGNADEKLDPASLTKLMTSYVVGQALKAGKIHLTDMVTIGKDAWATGNPVLRGSSLMFLKPGDKVSVEDLNKGVIIQSGNDASIAIADYVAGSQDSFVSLMNNYAQKLKLTNTTFKTVHGLDAPGQYSTARDMALLGQALIHDVPDEYAVHKEKEFTFNNIKQPNRNRLLWSSNLNVDGMKTGTTEGAGYNLVASATSGDMRLISVVLGTKTDRIRFNESEKLLTWGFRFFETVTPIKPDATFVTQRVWFGDKSEVNLGAGEGGSVTIPRGQLKNLKASFTLNEPQLTAPLKKGQAVGTIDFQLNGKSIEQRPLLVMEPVEEGGFFSRMWDFVLMKLHGWFGSWFS; this is translated from the coding sequence ATGACGATCTTGCAAATGCCTGCAACACTACGTGGTTTAGTCGCAGGGACAACCCTGCTACTGATAGCGGCTCCTGCGCTGAGCGCTGAGCAGACCGCAGATGCTCCCCAGGTCGATGCCAAAGCCTGGATTTTGATGGATTACGCCAGCGGGAAGGTGCTGGCGGAAGGAAATGCCGACGAAAAGCTCGATCCGGCAAGTCTGACCAAGCTGATGACCAGTTACGTGGTAGGGCAGGCGCTGAAAGCAGGCAAGATTCACCTGACGGATATGGTGACTATCGGGAAAGATGCCTGGGCCACCGGTAACCCGGTGCTGCGCGGCTCTTCGCTGATGTTCCTGAAACCAGGCGATAAAGTCTCGGTGGAAGATCTGAACAAAGGCGTCATTATTCAGTCCGGGAACGACGCCAGCATCGCGATTGCCGACTATGTGGCGGGCAGCCAGGACTCGTTTGTCAGCCTGATGAACAACTACGCGCAGAAGCTCAAGCTGACCAACACCACCTTTAAAACCGTTCACGGTCTGGATGCTCCGGGGCAGTACAGCACCGCGCGCGACATGGCGCTGCTGGGCCAGGCGCTGATCCATGACGTGCCGGACGAGTACGCGGTACACAAAGAAAAAGAGTTCACCTTTAACAATATCAAGCAGCCGAACCGCAACCGCCTGCTGTGGAGTTCCAACCTCAACGTTGACGGCATGAAGACCGGCACCACCGAGGGTGCGGGCTATAACCTGGTCGCTTCGGCAACGTCCGGTGATATGCGCCTGATTTCCGTGGTGCTGGGCACGAAAACCGACCGCATTCGCTTTAACGAGAGCGAAAAGCTGCTGACCTGGGGCTTCCGCTTCTTCGAAACCGTAACGCCAATCAAACCTGACGCGACTTTCGTGACCCAGCGCGTCTGGTTTGGCGATAAGAGCGAAGTCAATCTGGGGGCGGGTGAGGGCGGTTCGGTGACCATTCCTCGCGGTCAGCTGAAAAACCTGAAAGCCAGCTTTACGCTGAACGAACCTCAGCTAACCGCGCCGCTGAAAAAGGGCCAGGCCGTCGGCACTATCGACTTCCAGCTCAACGGCAAATCCATTGAACAGCGCCCGCTGCTGGTGATGGAGCCGGTTGAAGAGGGCGGCTTCTTCAGCCGCATGTGGGACTTTGTGCTGATGAAGCTCCACGGTTGGTTCGGGAGCTGGTTCTCTTAA